AGCGTAAAGAAATTTCTTACTTATCGGGTTGGAAAAAAGCCCCGAATGACCGATGTAGTGAATTTTACGAGGAGTTTTAACGCCAAGAACAAGGGCATCCATAATACTTGAAGGATGATTGGCGGCTATTAAAATCGGACCTTCTTCCGGCACGTTTTTCAGATTGTGAATTTCTACCTCGTCAAAGAATAGATTTATGGAGATGCGGAGAATCAATTTAACTGAATTATAGAATATCATAAGTGTAGTAATAATAATTAAGCAGGACTCAATATAGCGTAGAATAAAAGGGAATTCAAACAAGAAAAGAATGTCAAGGTACGCTTAATGCTGTAGAATGGAGAAAGTAGAATCGGCACAAATCCGTTGACAATATTAAAGTTACAACCTAATTTCACCGAGCTATACTTTTAGTAAAACTTTGTTGGAACAATGAGAAAAGATGTTTTTTGATGTAATAATAATACCGTTTGTAACGAATGGAACGACACATTTCAAGATCGTATTCAACGACCAATATTTTGGGAAACAATTACCGTAGAAATGAGTAAAAGAAGAGTGTCCTGAACTATGCAGATAGTAATTGCGACCAGAAACGACGATAAATATAAAGAAATTAGGGATATATTGCGGGATAAGGACATTGAAATCCTTTCTTTAAAGGATTTTCCTGATGCGCCTGAAGTAGAAGAAACGGGAGCTACTTTAGATGAAAACGCGCTACTTAAGGCTAAAAGCGCAGCTGAAGCAACCGGTTTGCCTGCAATTGCAGATGATACAGGATTAATGGTAGATGAGCTCGAGGGAGCTCCGGGTGTGATGTCCGCACGATTTGCGGGCGAAAATGCCACTTATGGAGATAATTGTTCTCTATTGCTTTCAAAGCTGAATGGCGTTCAGGATGAAAAAAGGACTGCACAGTTTGTATGTATAGCGGCGCTGGTTGATGCAAGCGTTTCTATTATTACAAGGGGAGAGGTGGGTGGAGTCATTTTAAAGGAACCAAGAGGAGAAAATGGTTTTGGATACGATTCGATTTTTCTACCGGATAATTCGGAATTGTCTTTTGGGGAGATGACGATTGAAGAAAAAAAGTTGATCGGACACCGTGGTAAAGCGTTTAACGAGATGTTAAAAATAATAACGGATATATATTAATAATTAAAATAGAGGTGACTTATAAGATAGAAGAGATACGATGACTTGGGAATAAAACCTTAGTCAAAATTATTTAATGAAAAAACATACATTTATTAATGATAAACAGCGACAGCAGAGAATATATTATAGCTAGTCGCCGTTTCATTCTATTGCTGTCGCTACTTGTAGCGCAAATTACCTCCCTTTATGCTGAGTCCGGTAAAGAACCGTCAATTTATTCGATACCGGGCTTTGTTCCAATTTTAAAGAAGTCATTTCAGGGACTTTACTGGTCTGATTCTGATTCAAATATCGTGCTGGACGGCGCGTTTCTACCGCTCAGGGTCGGATTTTTCAAATCTATTGTCGAGTTAGATTCATCTGCGAAATATTTTACTTTTAGGAAGCAATATCGCGGGAAAGATATACAGGCTCCTACAGTCATCAGTGTTAAAGATTATTATCTGCTTGCAATGGAAAAGTCACTATTGGAAGATTGGACTTTGCGTGTGGAAGATGTTCTCAAGAGAGAAAGGGAGCGAGGAAGAGGAGGAGCAATAGAAATTATTGGCGGTTCAATCGCCGGACAGGATGTTGCCTTACGGGTAACCGGAAATATTAATATACGCGGTGGATTGCGGAATGAGAATAGAAGTACAGTAGCCCAAAATTTTGCAGAGGCGCGGAATACTTCTTTTAAGCTTGACCAAAAGCAACAATTCAATATTGAAGGAACTATAGGAGACAAAATAAGTATCCTCGTGGATCAAGATTCCGAGAGAGATTTTGAATTTGAGAACGCTTTGAAGATTCGGTATCTCGGCGATGAAGATGAGATTATAAAACGAATTGACGCAGGAAATATTGATCTATCGCTGCCCGGAACTCGATTTGCCGTTTCGGGAGGGAGAAATCAGGGACTTTTCGGAATTAAATCACTAATGAGAATCGGCGGTCTTGATATTACGACTATTGCCAGCGTTGAGCGTGGCAAAAAGGAAAAATTGACCCTTGAAGGAGGCGCCACATCGCAAGCAAGGATAATCAATGATTATGATTATGTAAAAGGTACATATTTTTTCCTCAGTAATACATACAAAGATGCGCTATATCCAACAATCAGAACACAATTTGTAAGGAGGGCAAGTCGAATCAAAAATATTGAGGTATATGTAACCGCTGCAGGAAACGAAACAGGAAATTTTGAAGCGATGGCAGTGCCTGAACCGGACGATGTAAATGATCCGGGATTTGATTTAGCTTTGAGTGGAGGAGAAAAAGGACGCTTTAAGCGATTGACCAAGAATGTCGAATACGAGATAAACGAAAATCTCGGATTTATAAGAATGAATACTTTCCTAAACAGTAACGATATACTCGCAGTAACCTTTGAAAATGATATTGGAGTCACTGTTGGAGGACAAATAATCACACAAGGCGAAAATCAGGATACATTGGTGGTTCTGAAGATGATTAGAAGCAGGAACCATGTTCCAACTCATCCTACGTGGGATTTGGAATTTAAAAATGTTTATTTCCTCGGAGCTACCGGCATTAATAAAGAAGGGTTTGAGTTGACTGTGGTTTTTGATAGAGGAAGCGCCGAGCCGCAGGAACGGGACAGCAACGGAACGAACTATCTACAAATATTCGGTTTGGATTCTCTTGACGTTAACGGAAAAATAGGGTCGGATGAAATTTTCGACATTGAGACATCATCAATTATCAATCTTGCAAGAGGAGAATTATGGTTTCCAGCTTTGAGACCGTTTGAAGCTCCGAGAACTCTCCCCCCAACTTTTTATTCACCTCAATTGTACGATACAACAGCCATAGAGGCTATTCAGGCAGCAAGCAAATTCAAGATAATGGTTTCGTACAAAAACAGATCATCAATCTTAAGTCTTGGAATAAACGTTATTGAAGGAAGCGAAGAAGTAATTTTAGATGGGGTTCTTTTATCAAGAGGCACTGATTACTCCGTAGATTATTTCACCGGGCAGTTAACACTGCTTAAAGATGGAGCGACAGACCCGGGAGCGAATCTTGAGATAAAATATGAAAAAAACCAACTCTTTCAATTGGACAAGAAATCTCTTCTTGGAACAAGGGCGGAATATAGATTTGGCGATAGCTCATATTTAGGTGGGACATTTCTATTTTTCAGTAAAAGTACTATTGACCAAAAAATTCGGGTTGGAGAGGAACCGATCAAGAATATGTTGTGGGATATTAATGGAAAAATTGATCTTAAACCAAATTTCATTACACGGGGAGTCAATGCTCTTCCGATGTTTAAAACGGACCAGGCGTCGGCAATAAATATTGAGGGAGAAATAGCACAAATAATTCCGAATCCAAACACTCTCAACAGTATTGAGACGGGAGATAATAATGGCGTTGCATATTTAGACGATTTTGAAGCAAGCAAAAGGATAACATCGTTATCCATAATCCGTCGCCATTGGTTTAGAGCATCTCCTCCGGACCCACAAAATTTTAAAGGCGAAGAAGAAAGAGCGTTTACCTACTGGTATAATCCGTTTGAAAGAGTGCTAACTCAAGAAATTTGGGAAGACAGAGATATTGGTAGCCAGGCGGGGAATTTATTTACTGATATTTTGAATATTACAATAGATGCTAAAAATAATAGGTTTGATAAACCCGATTCCACCATTCCCAGTGAACAAAGATGGGGTGGTGTTATGAGGGCGCTACCGGCGAGTTTCTTCGATCAAACTCAAACTAAATTTATTGAAATATGGGTAAATGGAAACGAGGGTCTGCTGAATATAGACATAGGTCATATTAGCGAGGACGCTAACGATGACGGAGAATATAATACTGAGGATGTTCCTGTGGGAGGTACAATAGGAAATAATCTACTTGATGAAGGAGAAGATTTAGGAATTGATGGTTTAATCGATGAAGAGGAACCCGGTTATGATGCTATTTCAAATAAAGATCCCAATGCCGATAATTGGCGTTTTGATCCGAACCAGAGGGAAATTGATTATCGAAGAATAAACGGAACGGAAGGTAATCGAAGAGATGAGGGCGGTTTCATTCCGGACACTGAAGATTTGAATAGAAATACCTTTCTTGACACTCGAAACGATTTTTTCAGGTATTCATTCTGGCTCGACGGAAGAGATGATCAATTAATCGCCGGCGGAAGAGGGAATGATAAGGGGTGGCGTCTTTACAGACTACCTCTAAAGGAATTTAATTTTAAATCGGGACCGGGCGCCTCGTTTCAGGATATACAATATGTACGGATTTGGGCAACCGGATTAAACAAGGAAAAGAGCATAAAAATAGCGACTATTGAACTCGTCGGAAACGAGTGGCAGGAAATAGGTGTGTTGGGAAAGGGCGCTACTGATTTTGATAAAAATGATTCGTCATTTACGATAACGGTTGTAAACACTGAAGATAACAGTGATATATATGATGGAAAGAGGGAAAACGGAGACCCCGATCTACAGCCGCCGCCAGGCGTAACAGGACAAGAGGACAGATTAACGAGAGTGCGCGCAAAAGAACAATCGCTGGTTCTTAAATTTAATGACCTTGCTCCCGGAGCTTTTGGCGCAGCTCGAAAAGTATTCTTTAAAGAAATTGATATCGCACGATATAAAAAATTAAAAATGTTCGTACACGGCGATAAGCACTTCGGAAAGGACTCTTCATCGGTAGAGTTTATCATACGAATAGGTCGAAGTAATGAAAGCTATTATGAAATAAG
This Candidatus Neomarinimicrobiota bacterium DNA region includes the following protein-coding sequences:
- the rdgB gene encoding RdgB/HAM1 family non-canonical purine NTP pyrophosphatase, coding for MQIVIATRNDDKYKEIRDILRDKDIEILSLKDFPDAPEVEETGATLDENALLKAKSAAEATGLPAIADDTGLMVDELEGAPGVMSARFAGENATYGDNCSLLLSKLNGVQDEKRTAQFVCIAALVDASVSIITRGEVGGVILKEPRGENGFGYDSIFLPDNSELSFGEMTIEEKKLIGHRGKAFNEMLKIITDIY
- the sprA gene encoding cell surface protein SprA; the protein is MINSDSREYIIASRRFILLLSLLVAQITSLYAESGKEPSIYSIPGFVPILKKSFQGLYWSDSDSNIVLDGAFLPLRVGFFKSIVELDSSAKYFTFRKQYRGKDIQAPTVISVKDYYLLAMEKSLLEDWTLRVEDVLKRERERGRGGAIEIIGGSIAGQDVALRVTGNINIRGGLRNENRSTVAQNFAEARNTSFKLDQKQQFNIEGTIGDKISILVDQDSERDFEFENALKIRYLGDEDEIIKRIDAGNIDLSLPGTRFAVSGGRNQGLFGIKSLMRIGGLDITTIASVERGKKEKLTLEGGATSQARIINDYDYVKGTYFFLSNTYKDALYPTIRTQFVRRASRIKNIEVYVTAAGNETGNFEAMAVPEPDDVNDPGFDLALSGGEKGRFKRLTKNVEYEINENLGFIRMNTFLNSNDILAVTFENDIGVTVGGQIITQGENQDTLVVLKMIRSRNHVPTHPTWDLEFKNVYFLGATGINKEGFELTVVFDRGSAEPQERDSNGTNYLQIFGLDSLDVNGKIGSDEIFDIETSSIINLARGELWFPALRPFEAPRTLPPTFYSPQLYDTTAIEAIQAASKFKIMVSYKNRSSILSLGINVIEGSEEVILDGVLLSRGTDYSVDYFTGQLTLLKDGATDPGANLEIKYEKNQLFQLDKKSLLGTRAEYRFGDSSYLGGTFLFFSKSTIDQKIRVGEEPIKNMLWDINGKIDLKPNFITRGVNALPMFKTDQASAINIEGEIAQIIPNPNTLNSIETGDNNGVAYLDDFEASKRITSLSIIRRHWFRASPPDPQNFKGEEERAFTYWYNPFERVLTQEIWEDRDIGSQAGNLFTDILNITIDAKNNRFDKPDSTIPSEQRWGGVMRALPASFFDQTQTKFIEIWVNGNEGLLNIDIGHISEDANDDGEYNTEDVPVGGTIGNNLLDEGEDLGIDGLIDEEEPGYDAISNKDPNADNWRFDPNQREIDYRRINGTEGNRRDEGGFIPDTEDLNRNTFLDTRNDFFRYSFWLDGRDDQLIAGGRGNDKGWRLYRLPLKEFNFKSGPGASFQDIQYVRIWATGLNKEKSIKIATIELVGNEWQEIGVLGKGATDFDKNDSSFTITVVNTEDNSDIYDGKRENGDPDLQPPPGVTGQEDRLTRVRAKEQSLVLKFNDLAPGAFGAARKVFFKEIDIARYKKLKMFVHGDKHFGKDSSSVEFIIRIGRSNESYYEISEPIYPGWDDRNHIDIDLEALTRLKLKDGEVFNLGNGKKARIVNSPSITRLRQLVVGVKNNRKVIPISGQIWLDELRVSDIRRESGIAARGSASIKFADIGNMNFNIDRVDANFHKVEDKLGSTGSSTERVSYRFNNTFQSNKLLPARWGLSIPITFNISRQFSKPKFFPGTDVLVQGSAPDSIKNIGRQSKFGISFKKNSKSRRRILKYTIDKSTGNLSILNQSGSNSQIFEKSLSAYNGSFAYKLPVKKRSKLRPFFWTKSIPWLGGKLSDQKFNYYPNSFNWNLKATESKSRSIPRRGKPSESYKFNMVRNLKTGFPIFKSMNLEYGRGWTNDLSDLRGSKSDIFSGDFGALTNANETFSARWNPKVFNWLQTGFGYNNNYRLQLQRARQLQSNDVSSQKQMNANLNFNLKKFMSFLTPKKSDKEKAAAKKTAKKRRPGRRARKKPKQKEEAIEKKGKKNPTLGELITKLSQKLQPVTFSISKSTNITNPAVFGAPSLAYKLGLTDNPNLVKDSLIVAENRKSENTNITAKSGLNISRNLTVNFSYGQNERKSRTSASNLNITKSRDFFPLGELGNEGIPFPTWNVRLSGLEKISFFSKIAKTVSLEHGFSGKENEKILETIVLTNDSRIDSISSEVTGKNYSKSWQPLVGLNLNLKGDVSVTIRYNSSSSISNFFGIRDGTQIINTSNLSVTANYSRRGGFRLPIFFFRDFKLDNQVTFSLNYNRGKNLTRSRTGPTTNEFATINKSNRWTLQPQMNYSFSSKLNGGVFFEIGKTETINGTTSFQDFGLTVNITIRG